CCGCTTTTTTCTTTCAGCACTTATCTGCGCCTCTCTTTCATTCCTCATACTTTTTTTCGTCCTTATCCTTACCCCTTTTATCTCAATATGTCAAAACTTGGCGATGTTCACTTACGCTTAAATTTAGGAAAGTCCTCTATTGGCGGGGTTTTTACTCTGGAAAATGAGGCCGCAACTGAGCACATGCAAAGCCTCGTAGCCGAGCTACAGGAAACTCTGAAGCCGGTTTTTGGCACTGTTGTCTTTACCTGCAAAACGGCATCTGAAAAGGTTATCGAAAAGCTTAAAAATGATTTGCAGAAAAAATCCGGGCTTGATACCTACGCCTTAATTGATCTGTCGGCATAGTGAGTGTTCCTGGATAAAGCTGTTGGCTATTAGCAGTTAGCTTTTAGCTAAAGGCTAAAGGCTAAAAGCTACCCATCCCTGTTCCATGAGATGAAAACCCCCAGAACTCCAATAAGTGCAGCAACAAAGAACGATTGTCGCATGGCTTCAACAAAAGCGGATGTATGTTCTGCAGAAAAATCTCTTAAATCGAGTCCGCCAGTTAACTGACTGAATTTGTGGGAGAACACCAGGCTTGCCATAGCGATGCCCAAAAGCATGCCAAGGTTGCGGGCGGTTGCCAGCAGAGAGGCTGATTTGCCAGTGTGCTGCCGAGTTACATTTTTTAAAATTGAAGCGCTGTTTGGGGCCAGAAAAAGAGCTTGGCCACCGCCTAAAACTGCCAGTCTGGCAATAATGCCCGAAGGAGAACTGTGTTCAGAAAGGCCGGCTAACAGGGCTACACCAAGTGAAGAGAACAACAGACCAAGGGTCGATAGTTTTTGGGCTGTGAACTTTTCTGAAAGCCAGCCAGCCGTTGGCCCTATCAGAAGAACAGCCAGGGGTATGGTCATCATTATGCTGCCGATACGGGCTTTTGGCATATTCAGTACATGACTTAAATAAAAAGGGGTAAGGATAAGGACGAAAAAAAGTATGAGGAATGAAAGAGAGGCGCAGATAAGTGCTGAAAGAAAAAAGCGGTTTTTCACAAGATCATAGGGCAGTAAAGGGTTGGCGGCTTTTTTTTCATGAAAAATGAACAGGGTAAGGGCAAGGGCGACGGTTAGTCCTAGAGCGCTCAAGACCAGAGGCGACCAGGATGGCGCTGAAGCATAGGAGATGG
This genomic window from Desulfobulbaceae bacterium contains:
- a CDS encoding MFS transporter, whose amino-acid sequence is MPIKSDSLTAQPLLPKWRIFSIVAAGVFMSTLDSSMVNIALPTIMEEFNSSLRATEWIVLVYLLTITSTLLIWGTLSDRLGRNRIYPLGLIVFAFGSLACAFAPKLSFLIVSRLCQALGAGMMMSTGPAIIKDTFPENQLGRGRGMISVFVSLGLMTGPALGGFLLEYFSWRALFFITVPIGFLFALAGLILIPERDPDQYQKNSPPLSSRWKGPATWILLLISFSLAISYASAPSWSPLVLSALGLTVALALTLFIFHEKKAANPLLPYDLVKNRFFLSALICASLSFLILFFVLILTPFYLSHVLNMPKARIGSIMMTIPLAVLLIGPTAGWLSEKFTAQKLSTLGLLFSSLGVALLAGLSEHSSPSGIIARLAVLGGGQALFLAPNSASILKNVTRQHTGKSASLLATARNLGMLLGIAMASLVFSHKFSQLTGGLDLRDFSAEHTSAFVEAMRQSFFVAALIGVLGVFISWNRDG